In Paenibacillus sp. 1781tsa1, one DNA window encodes the following:
- a CDS encoding demethylmenaquinone methyltransferase has translation MGSGETKPKEEYVHSVFQSIAGKYDVMNDILSFRRHKAWRKFTMKKMNMSKGDTGLDLCCGTCDWTLAMAEASETGHMHGLDFSSNMLEVGQTKINAVQRQKQITLTQGNAMSLPFEDNSFDYVTIGFGLRNVPDLRQVLSEMKRVVKPGGMVVCLELSKPTWQPFKGIYYFYFEKVLPNLAKVFAKSFEQYKWLPDSLAIFPGRKELADIFAETGLQEVQAYPLTGGIAALHIGTKENQHV, from the coding sequence ATGGGGAGCGGAGAGACCAAACCGAAAGAAGAATATGTCCATTCGGTTTTTCAGAGTATAGCCGGAAAATATGATGTCATGAATGATATTTTAAGTTTCCGCAGGCATAAGGCTTGGCGTAAATTCACCATGAAAAAGATGAATATGTCCAAAGGCGACACCGGTCTTGATTTGTGCTGCGGCACATGTGACTGGACGCTCGCTATGGCAGAAGCAAGTGAAACGGGGCACATGCACGGACTTGATTTCAGCAGCAACATGTTGGAGGTCGGCCAGACGAAGATCAATGCGGTGCAGCGTCAGAAGCAGATTACCCTGACACAGGGAAATGCCATGTCACTTCCTTTTGAAGACAATTCATTTGATTATGTGACAATCGGGTTCGGGCTTCGCAATGTACCTGATCTCAGACAAGTGTTGTCTGAAATGAAACGTGTGGTCAAACCGGGCGGTATGGTTGTGTGTCTGGAATTGTCCAAGCCAACATGGCAGCCGTTCAAAGGCATTTATTATTTTTATTTTGAGAAGGTTTTACCGAATCTTGCCAAAGTGTTTGCTAAAAGTTTTGAGCAGTACAAATGGCTGCCGGACTCTCTGGCCATTTTCCCGGGAAGGAAGGAACTGGCAGACATTTTTGCAGAAACAGGATTACAAGAAGTGCAGGCCTACCCTCTAACCGGAGGTATCGCGGCACTGCACATTGGAACCAAGGAGAATCAGCATGTTTAG
- a CDS encoding heptaprenyl diphosphate synthase component 1 yields MNSYRVPQLAKKYTDYDMIRQHTEIPSFPDSRARLLQIFVGRTDEKVHQELYALATSLVQLAMDTHDRIDTISGERREQEMRSRQLNVLAGDYLSSRFYQLLAQAGRIEMIGKLSGAVSGVNARKMTLYERMKKLLVSADEYLRETVQLRMQLFLSFTGMIQDNEESLWNSLLTEFSSCETIVEELKRMNDEKQYLHSYAYWHIYEHGNDEERNVLRQSEPDSRAWNAMVLKHRVGEVLLDKLRECTHRIQLLLQDEEGRMGLHEIHAILEPYLAYLQPSHAAVRED; encoded by the coding sequence ATGAATTCATATCGCGTACCCCAACTAGCAAAGAAATATACGGATTACGACATGATTCGACAACATACGGAAATCCCATCATTTCCGGATAGCCGGGCACGTCTGCTGCAGATATTTGTGGGCCGCACAGACGAAAAGGTGCATCAAGAGTTATATGCTCTTGCAACTTCGCTCGTTCAGTTGGCCATGGATACGCATGATCGAATCGATACTATTTCCGGTGAGCGGAGAGAGCAAGAGATGCGTTCACGCCAGTTGAATGTACTCGCCGGGGATTATTTAAGTAGCCGTTTTTATCAATTGCTTGCCCAAGCGGGCAGAATTGAAATGATTGGCAAACTCAGTGGTGCTGTATCCGGAGTGAACGCACGCAAGATGACGCTGTATGAACGGATGAAGAAGCTTCTCGTTTCGGCTGACGAATACTTGCGTGAAACGGTACAGCTGAGGATGCAGCTGTTTCTTTCATTTACAGGCATGATTCAGGATAACGAAGAGTCACTATGGAACAGCCTGTTGACCGAATTCAGCTCCTGCGAAACGATCGTGGAAGAACTGAAGCGGATGAATGACGAAAAACAATATCTTCACAGCTATGCATACTGGCACATATACGAGCATGGTAATGACGAGGAGCGCAATGTGCTGCGTCAGTCTGAACCGGATTCACGTGCATGGAACGCTATGGTGCTGAAGCATAGGGTTGGCGAAGTTTTGCTGGACAAGCTTCGCGAGTGTACACACCGCATTCAACTGTTGTTGCAAGACGAGGAAGGGCGGATGGGTTTGCATGAGATACATGCAATTCTTGAGCCTTACTTGGCATATTTGCAGCCTTCACATGCGGCAGTAAGGGAAGATTGA
- the mtrB gene encoding trp RNA-binding attenuation protein MtrB, translated as MDHPTGNDYIVIKAEENGVQVIGLTRGQDTRFHHTEKLDKGEVMFAQFTTHTSAIKIRGKATLITKHGQIESE; from the coding sequence ATGGATCATCCAACCGGCAATGATTATATTGTAATTAAGGCAGAGGAAAATGGTGTCCAGGTGATCGGATTAACCCGAGGTCAGGATACACGTTTTCACCACACCGAGAAATTGGACAAGGGTGAAGTGATGTTTGCCCAATTTACCACCCATACTTCAGCTATTAAAATCCGGGGCAAAGCCACGCTGATTACCAAGCATGGACAGATTGAATCGGAGTAA
- a CDS encoding HU family DNA-binding protein: protein MNKSDLITHVSEATELSKKDVTKAVDAVFEAISEALQSGDKVQLVGFGNFEVRERSARKGRNPQTGEEIEIPASKIPAFKPGKALKDGIK from the coding sequence ATGAACAAATCAGACTTGATTACACACGTATCTGAAGCAACTGAATTGTCCAAGAAAGATGTAACGAAAGCGGTTGATGCCGTATTCGAAGCAATCTCTGAGGCTCTTCAAAGCGGAGATAAAGTACAATTGGTTGGTTTTGGGAACTTCGAAGTTCGCGAGCGCTCTGCACGTAAAGGACGCAACCCGCAAACAGGTGAAGAAATCGAAATTCCTGCGAGCAAAATTCCTGCATTCAAACCAGGTAAAGCGCTCAAAGACGGAATTAAATAA
- a CDS encoding ABC transporter permease, producing MKDKSLDFAFRYGAIIVIIGVIAFFGIKLPYFFTYSNLTDILGSISIVTFVAIGVTLSLIVDGFDLSVGATVSLTTVVTASLMIWYQQPLAIVIIVPLIIGAVIGLLNALLIVKLRIPDLLATLATMYIIGGIHKTYAQGYTIYNHMQFPDGSKAAGEMDPTFLLIGQGKWLGMPISVILLLIAVIGVHIFLTYTKYGRQMYITGGNEEAARLSGIKVKKVRTLAYVAAGVFVAIGGIIYASKVGSGQIDAGSPLLMESVAAVFVGFSVFGAGKPNVIGTFIGSVLIGVLVNGLTMMNVQYFTHDIVKGGVLVLALAVTFYVLNRNRT from the coding sequence ATGAAGGATAAATCACTGGATTTTGCGTTCCGTTACGGGGCGATTATAGTCATTATAGGTGTTATCGCATTTTTCGGCATTAAATTGCCTTATTTCTTTACGTACAGTAACTTGACCGATATTTTGGGCTCAATCTCTATCGTTACGTTTGTAGCGATCGGTGTTACGTTATCTCTCATTGTTGATGGATTTGATCTCTCGGTAGGGGCGACTGTCTCATTGACCACCGTCGTTACTGCTTCGTTAATGATTTGGTATCAACAGCCGCTGGCGATTGTAATTATCGTGCCACTGATTATCGGGGCTGTTATTGGTTTATTGAACGCTTTGCTCATTGTAAAATTGCGCATTCCGGATTTGCTGGCGACCCTTGCCACGATGTACATCATCGGAGGTATTCACAAAACGTATGCACAGGGATATACCATTTACAATCATATGCAGTTCCCTGATGGGAGCAAAGCTGCGGGAGAGATGGACCCGACATTCCTGCTTATAGGGCAGGGGAAATGGCTGGGGATGCCAATATCGGTTATCCTGCTGCTTATTGCGGTAATAGGTGTGCATATCTTTTTGACGTATACGAAATATGGGCGCCAGATGTACATTACAGGGGGTAATGAGGAAGCTGCACGATTGTCTGGAATCAAGGTAAAAAAGGTGCGTACACTCGCCTATGTAGCCGCTGGAGTGTTTGTAGCAATCGGTGGTATCATCTATGCTTCCAAAGTAGGATCTGGGCAAATTGATGCGGGATCTCCGTTGTTAATGGAATCCGTTGCTGCAGTGTTTGTCGGTTTCTCTGTGTTCGGCGCGGGTAAACCGAATGTCATCGGAACCTTCATCGGTTCGGTTCTGATTGGTGTTCTTGTGAACGGGTTAACGATGATGAACGTACAGTATTTCACGCATGATATTGTAAAAGGTGGAGTTCTCGTGCTTGCCCTGGCGGTTACATTTTACGTCTTAAACCGCAACCGGACTTGA
- a CDS encoding sugar ABC transporter ATP-binding protein, producing MSTAPILLQMEHIHKQFSGIPALKDVDFSVKGGEIHALLGANGAGKSTLMKILSGAYPLDQGTIQLSGQALHLSSPGDAKASGIHCVYQEVDAALVPQLTAAENIMLDQLASPAGGWWKSPRKLQQRAVEALKQLGADISVHQKVADLTLAEKQMILLARILIQDAKVIIFDEPTAPLSQEETDAFFRIVHLLKERGVACIFITHRLAEVTGHCDRVTVMRDGQHVFTGEAKGLTINDLVTQMLGKPFEEEFPKTEAPVGELLLEARGLRRGVKVKGVDLSVRRGEVLAVVGLVGAGKTESSRLLIGADRLEGGEIRLNNRNLRLSQPADAAALGIVSVPEERRKQGILIQENVERNLSLPLLSRLSTLGFVSRKRERLNAESLVKQLGIKTSSVKQEVKYLSGGNQQKVAIGKWLNADADVFIFDEPTKGVDIGAKSDIFRIINELALAGKGVIYFTCELDEGMGIGDRIAVMCEGVIVKEFKRGETNQEQLLYYASGGQEVQS from the coding sequence ATGAGCACTGCACCGATTCTGCTTCAAATGGAACATATCCACAAGCAGTTTTCAGGTATTCCTGCACTGAAGGATGTGGATTTCTCTGTAAAAGGTGGGGAGATTCATGCGCTGCTGGGTGCCAATGGTGCCGGGAAGAGCACGTTAATGAAGATTTTGTCCGGTGCTTACCCATTGGATCAGGGTACGATCCAGCTGAGTGGACAAGCGCTTCATTTAAGTTCTCCGGGAGACGCGAAGGCAAGCGGGATTCACTGTGTCTATCAGGAAGTGGATGCGGCACTGGTGCCACAGCTGACGGCAGCGGAGAACATTATGTTGGATCAGCTGGCTTCACCTGCCGGGGGGTGGTGGAAAAGTCCGCGGAAGCTGCAACAGCGTGCGGTTGAGGCGTTGAAGCAATTAGGGGCGGACATATCCGTTCACCAAAAAGTGGCTGATCTGACGCTTGCAGAAAAACAGATGATACTGCTGGCGCGGATTTTGATTCAGGATGCCAAGGTCATCATTTTTGACGAACCTACTGCACCGCTGAGTCAGGAAGAAACGGATGCATTTTTCCGAATTGTTCATCTGTTGAAGGAACGGGGCGTAGCCTGCATTTTCATTACCCATCGTCTTGCTGAAGTGACGGGTCACTGTGATCGCGTTACGGTTATGAGGGATGGACAACATGTATTTACCGGTGAAGCAAAGGGACTGACAATCAATGATTTGGTTACTCAGATGTTAGGCAAACCATTTGAAGAAGAGTTTCCTAAGACGGAAGCACCCGTGGGGGAGCTGCTGTTGGAAGCGCGTGGGCTTCGTCGTGGAGTGAAAGTCAAAGGTGTTGACCTTTCTGTACGCCGAGGTGAAGTCCTCGCTGTGGTAGGTCTGGTAGGCGCGGGTAAAACGGAAAGTTCTCGTTTGCTGATTGGTGCAGATCGGCTGGAGGGAGGCGAGATCCGGCTTAACAACCGTAATCTCCGTCTGTCTCAGCCTGCGGATGCGGCGGCTCTGGGGATTGTTTCTGTACCGGAGGAACGACGTAAACAAGGAATCCTGATTCAGGAGAACGTGGAACGGAATCTAAGTCTGCCTTTGCTAAGCCGTCTCAGTACATTAGGTTTCGTAAGCCGCAAACGGGAACGTCTGAATGCGGAGTCCTTGGTGAAACAGCTTGGAATTAAAACATCGTCAGTAAAGCAGGAAGTGAAATATCTAAGCGGTGGTAATCAGCAGAAGGTAGCCATTGGTAAATGGCTTAATGCGGATGCCGACGTATTTATATTTGATGAGCCAACCAAAGGCGTAGATATTGGGGCGAAAAGTGACATTTTCCGCATCATCAATGAACTGGCTTTGGCCGGCAAGGGCGTCATCTATTTCACCTGTGAACTGGATGAAGGCATGGGAATTGGCGACCGAATCGCTGTCATGTGCGAGGGCGTAATCGTGAAAGAGTTCAAACGAGGCGAAACTAATCAAGAACAGCTGCTATACTATGCAAGCGGTGGACAAGAGGTGCAATCATGA
- a CDS encoding sugar ABC transporter substrate-binding protein, whose product MKRKETKWVWWSVLLVFTLALSACGIKKEPAATPASGASDDTPKTEAVTGPLSGKRIALIMEFNTGTFSQQYVQGVKEEIEKFGGELTTFVADNDKAKMVSLLDSAINQKFDAILTDHGDSLLEPGVKKAVEQNIPVVVFDAAISVPGATVLSQDDQKMAELTLEQMKKDINGQGNIVKVWVAGFAPMERRQIAYGEFMKANPDIKEIATFGSAQNPALDTQAKMEAILKQYPKGEITAVWTAWDEFAKGAARAIQQAGRDEIKVYGIDMSDEDLQMIQDPKNPWVASAAVDPTDIGRVQVRYAYQKLNGDETEDSVVLNPVYVQREALPDKQISTSELSEFVEGWGGSTQGIKDWMSEYGITAK is encoded by the coding sequence ATGAAAAGAAAAGAGACAAAATGGGTATGGTGGAGTGTGTTATTAGTATTTACATTGGCGCTGTCCGCTTGCGGAATCAAAAAAGAACCGGCAGCAACTCCAGCTTCAGGTGCATCAGATGATACGCCAAAAACGGAAGCAGTTACAGGCCCTCTAAGCGGTAAACGAATTGCACTTATTATGGAATTTAATACAGGTACCTTCTCGCAGCAATATGTACAAGGTGTCAAAGAAGAAATCGAAAAATTCGGTGGAGAACTGACGACGTTTGTTGCCGATAATGACAAAGCGAAGATGGTATCCTTGCTTGATAGCGCAATTAACCAGAAATTCGATGCCATTCTCACGGATCACGGTGATTCCCTATTAGAGCCAGGCGTGAAGAAGGCAGTAGAACAGAACATCCCAGTAGTTGTATTCGACGCAGCTATTAGCGTTCCGGGAGCTACAGTCCTGTCACAGGATGACCAGAAGATGGCTGAGCTGACACTGGAGCAAATGAAAAAAGATATCAATGGACAAGGCAATATTGTCAAAGTATGGGTAGCTGGTTTTGCACCGATGGAACGTCGTCAGATAGCATACGGTGAATTCATGAAAGCCAATCCGGACATCAAGGAAATAGCTACATTCGGTTCTGCACAGAACCCGGCGCTGGATACTCAAGCCAAAATGGAAGCCATTCTCAAGCAATATCCAAAAGGTGAGATTACAGCTGTATGGACTGCATGGGATGAGTTCGCCAAAGGTGCAGCGCGTGCGATTCAACAAGCTGGACGTGACGAGATCAAAGTGTATGGTATCGATATGAGTGACGAGGATCTGCAAATGATTCAGGACCCGAAAAATCCTTGGGTTGCTTCTGCTGCTGTTGATCCAACGGATATTGGTCGTGTCCAAGTACGTTATGCTTATCAGAAACTGAACGGGGACGAGACAGAAGATTCAGTTGTGCTTAACCCGGTCTATGTTCAACGTGAAGCTCTGCCAGATAAACAAATCTCCACTTCGGAGCTGTCAGAGTTCGTTGAAGGATGGGGTGGCAGCACACAAGGAATCAAAGACTGGATGAGCGAATACGGAATTACTGCTAAATAA
- the spoIVA gene encoding stage IV sporulation protein A, giving the protein MEKVDIFKDIAERTGGDIYLGVVGAVRTGKSTFIKRFMETIVLPNIASEADRARAVDELPQSAAGKTIMTTEPKFVPNNAVQIKVAEGLDVNVRLVDCVGYAVEGAKGYEDENGPRMISTPWFEEPIPFQEAAEIGTRKVIQEHSTLGVVVTTDGTIAEIARSSYVESEERVIAELKEVGKPFVLIINSTRPRSEEALQLRSELAAKYDIPVMTLSAATMTEDDVTGVLREVLYEFPVHEVNVNLPSWVMVLNETHWLRSNYENSVRDTVKDIRRLRDVDRVVAQFMEYEFIDRAGLSGMNMGQGVAEIDLYAPDELYDQILVEVVGIEIRGKDHLLQLMQEFSHAKREYDRFAEALEMVKTTGYGIAAPSLAEMALDEPELIRQGTKFGVRLKATAPSIHMIRVDVESEFAPIIGTEKQSEELVRYLMQDFENDPIKVWDSDMFGRSLHSIVREGIQGKIAMMPDNARYKLQETLGRIINEGSGGLIAIIL; this is encoded by the coding sequence TTGGAGAAAGTGGACATTTTTAAGGACATAGCTGAGCGGACCGGAGGGGATATTTATCTCGGGGTTGTCGGCGCAGTCCGGACGGGAAAATCAACATTTATTAAACGATTCATGGAAACGATCGTATTGCCTAACATCGCAAGCGAGGCTGATCGTGCCCGTGCAGTGGATGAACTTCCACAAAGTGCAGCAGGCAAAACCATCATGACTACGGAACCGAAATTCGTACCGAATAACGCAGTTCAGATCAAGGTGGCAGAAGGACTCGATGTTAATGTGCGCCTTGTCGATTGTGTAGGTTATGCGGTGGAAGGAGCCAAGGGATACGAGGATGAGAATGGTCCACGCATGATCTCCACGCCTTGGTTCGAGGAACCAATTCCGTTCCAGGAAGCCGCCGAGATTGGGACTCGCAAAGTCATTCAGGAGCATTCCACACTGGGTGTTGTGGTCACAACAGACGGCACGATTGCCGAAATTGCCCGCAGTTCCTATGTGGAATCCGAAGAACGGGTTATTGCGGAATTGAAAGAAGTGGGTAAACCGTTTGTCCTGATCATCAACTCCACTCGTCCTCGCAGTGAAGAAGCCCTGCAATTGCGTAGTGAGCTTGCGGCCAAATACGACATTCCGGTCATGACACTCAGTGCCGCCACGATGACAGAAGATGATGTGACGGGTGTACTTCGTGAAGTGCTCTATGAGTTCCCTGTGCATGAAGTTAATGTAAACTTGCCGAGCTGGGTAATGGTGCTGAACGAGACTCACTGGCTGCGCAGCAACTACGAAAATTCTGTACGGGATACCGTCAAGGATATTCGCAGACTTCGTGACGTGGATCGGGTTGTCGCTCAATTCATGGAATATGAATTCATTGATCGCGCAGGCCTGAGTGGTATGAACATGGGGCAGGGTGTAGCCGAAATTGACCTGTACGCGCCGGATGAACTGTATGATCAGATTCTCGTGGAAGTGGTTGGCATCGAGATTCGCGGTAAGGATCATCTGCTGCAATTGATGCAGGAATTCTCGCATGCGAAGAGAGAATACGACCGCTTCGCAGAAGCGCTGGAGATGGTCAAAACGACCGGATACGGCATTGCTGCTCCCTCTCTCGCCGAGATGGCTCTGGATGAACCTGAACTCATTCGTCAGGGCACCAAATTTGGCGTACGCCTGAAAGCAACGGCACCGTCCATTCATATGATCCGGGTTGATGTGGAATCAGAGTTTGCTCCAATCATCGGTACGGAGAAACAAAGTGAGGAACTGGTGAGATACCTGATGCAGGACTTCGAGAACGATCCGATCAAGGTATGGGATTCAGACATGTTTGGCCGTTCCCTGCACTCCATCGTGCGAGAAGGAATTCAGGGCAAGATTGCCATGATGCCGGATAATGCAAGATACAAATTGCAAGAGACGCTGGGAAGAATTATTAACGAAGGTTCCGGTGGCTTGATCGCTATCATTCTGTAA